The genomic window TGCGCCAGAGGTTCGCGATTTTAGGCATCCAATCCTTGTATTCCCACATGCAAATACTGAACACGATGTCGCGTCCGGAATTGCGGAGCGCCCTGGACATAGCGGTATAATCTTTTTCCTGGGTACTCGGGTCGGAATCGCAGTTGTCGTACTTCCAGTAGTCAACACCCCATTCAGCGAGCTTCTTGGCATCCTGTTCTTCGTGACCATTGGAGCCGCTTTCGCTTTGCCAATTGCTGTTGTAATGGTGGCAAGTACGCTTACCGCGGTCGCCGTAAAGGCCGAACTTGAGTCCCTTTGCATGCACGTAATCAGCAATGGCCTTCATGCCGCTCGGGAAGGTTTTCGGATTGTTCTGGAGGTTGCCTTGCGCATCGCGCTTGGTATCCATCCAGTTATCGTCAAGGTTCAGGTAAATGTAGCCGGCATCCTTCAAACCAGAAGAAACCATTGCATCGGCAATTTCCTGAATCTGTTTTTCATTGATGTTTTCGTGGAACACGTTCCAGCTATTCCAACCCAACGGGGGCGTAAGCACCAGACTATCGGGATGTGCGAATGCCTGCACGGCTAGACCCGCCATAGCACACACCCAAAACATGCCAAGGGGCATTTTCTTCAAACCAAACATACTATACACTCCTTTAGTGCTGTTCTTAAATTAAACCCTTTTTACACCAAAAGACGCGCACAAAAAAACTCGGCGTTGATTTTTTATCCACGCCGAGTTCAAGAAGGAATAAAAATTATCTATAGAGCAAACCGAGCACCACGACCATCAAGGAGAAGAGCAGGATTTGCTTGACAACAGCGGCTTCACTACCTTTCATAGACCACCACCTTTTGCATTAACCGGCGAGAACTCTTCGTATTGGAAACAACAAAGTATATCCCTCCGGAAGTTTTATTCTGCGTCATTTTCTCCTTAGTTTTTTCAACGGCCTCAGCCATACTTGCCGCCTTGATTACACCCAGTTTGCGCCCCTGCATGTCAACAATTGCAAAGCTGGACTCGGTTTCTGTTGCATACGATACATATGCAGGCTGGACAAGTTTCGTCGGAGGGTCGTTATTAGCGCTTGAATCGGCCACTGCCGTGAACTTGATGTAGTCAATGTCGATCCAGTCGTTGGTAATTTCAAGCTTCAGTTCATGCTCGCCGGCCTTCAAAGTCGCCTTGCCGCCACTCACTTCAGTGAAGTTGTCAAAACCCTTGCCCTCGTTGGCAATTTCAGTGCCAATCGCGACACTGTCCATATAGAGCTTAATGCTTCCTGTTCCGTTATCGCCAGCCACGAGTGCAGAGATTTCATATTCACCATCGGCAGCGATATTCACGGTGTACTTGAGCCATTCTCCCTTCTGGCTATGACCCACAGCAAGGCCCATATTCGGTTGGTTGATATCCACGTCATCCTTGCGGAACTTGCCGCCTTCGTTGCCCTCACTCAAGTCCATATAAGCCTTGCCGGCACCGCCCTTGTTATAGTTTTCGGCTTCAATCGTGCCAGGAATACTTGCGGGGGCGTCGCCATAGGGGCCGTATTCCTCGGGAGGAGCGTCAGGAACCGTAGACTGGGTCGGGTCCGTCAAGTTCACCGCCGGAGCATTAGGGTCAAGATCCTTGTTAATCAGCTTGAGCATTTCGGAGCAGTAGCGCTTGCCCAGTTCAATCACGCCCGCACGGCCAAAATGGTAGGGGTCCCTGCCGTTGCCCTGCAAGCCCTTGGAAGACGCCAAGCCGAACTTCTTGAACTTGCTCTTGAGTTCGGCAATACCGCCGTTCTTGCCACCGCAGCAGTTGTTGCCTTCTTGGAGCAGTTCGCCTGCCACGAAAGCCACTTCGTTCTCGTCCAGTCCAAGAGCGTCCACGATGTCCTTGTAGGTCTTGTACACGGCATTCTGCCATTCCGTGCCAGATCCGTCGGTTTCGCCCTGGTGGAAGATAAAGCCCTTGATGACGCCCACTTCCTTGGCCTTCTTGCCCAAGTCCACAATTCTCTGGTAAGGGTTGGAATCGTAGTCCCTAGCCCAATTCTGGATGTAACTTTCAGCAGAACTGAAGTAAGCCTTGTACTGATCCTTGTCGAAAGCCTTGATAGCTACAGCACCGATTGCCACAGGGATAATACCCACAGTGACACCCGGCAACGAATCGACCATAGCGCGGCCGAAGTAGTCCGCCGGGGAGAGATTCTCGGTAGGATGGAACATCGGGGGAATCGCCGGATACCATTCGCCAGTCTTGATAGACTGGGTGGTCTTGCCGCTACGCTGGTTGGCATTCGCATTATGGGAGGCAAGCATCAGGAAATTCTTGGGGTCGGTCGCCTGGTCCTCTGCAGGCACGATATCGCCGTTACCCGCCATATTGGACTGACCGTAAGCAATGTAAATATGGAAGTTCGGGTTCGGAGCCGCATTGGTGAGCATCGGGCACAAAAGGATGCCACCAAGAAGCCAGAATAAGATAGGCAAGAACTCAGACATCTTTTTTGGATCCATAACACACCTCACAAGTTTTTTCATAAATTACCCCCAAAATTGCCAAAAACGCGCCAGAAAGCGCATATTTTATGGACAAATAGTCAATAAAAGCCACCCCCAAAACGACTTTTCGAAGAATATTCGGCAATTTCGCCATTATTCCGAAAAAAACACCCATTACTCGGTTACACCTAAATATAACCAAGCAACGGGAAATTTCATAGAATAGTTTTTTTACAAAAGTTTAAAACCGCGAATCAGGCGGCAAAAATTCCTCTTTACAATATTTTTCTGGAAATACATCAAATGGCGTAGCAAAGTTTAGTTTTTTGCCTAGTTCAGGATGAGCATTTGTTTCTTCATCAATAACAAAACGATATTGAATTTTCCCGTTCAATGCGCTTATCGTTATCAAGGTATCGTTTAGTTCGTAACTGAAAAATTCTGCCGTGCGATATTCATGGTCAATCAAGCCTGACGCCGATTTTCTGTCTATAGTATAAAGCAAAGGCTCCTTTATTTTTGACTGGCCTTTTGAATCAAAATCAAATTGAACAAAATATTTGTCATCGCAGAATGTAATAAAGACAAATTTCCCATCTCGTACGAATATTGCAGGTTTTGCAAACAACCCTTTTTCAAGGGCCCATTGAGTATTCCATTCCAATATCAGATTGTTAAAAGATTTCCCATCATGTCATAATATATACAAAATCACCCAAAAGCGTACATTTGTACGCATTGGGGGCTATAGCCTAGCGATTTCTTCTACAGAAAGGCCGGAATAAGCGGCAATCTTCTCAACAGGGACATTATCGGCGAGCATAGCCTTCGCCATTTCGCGAGTTTTTTCAGAAACGCTCTCGGCAACCTTCGCGTTGAACAAGTCCGCGTGGTCTTCGATAAAGGCTTCCACCATGGCGGTATCGTCCCATTCTTTGTGATACATATTCCGGTATGCCTCAAATTCTTCTTTGCTGAATTTAGACACTTTCGAACTCTCTGTCAAGTGCTCGAACTTTTTCTCGTCCAACTCGGCAGGCAGTTCCTTGAGCGGCTTGCGCTTGGCCATTGTACATTCCCCTGTCGATATTGTCGTTCAATGTTTCAAACACGGACAATATAAACCGGCAAGAAGCACATGTCAAGCAAACTTAATTTTCCAAAAAAAGATGGACAAAAAATCCGTCTAGGACGTCATTAAAAAAATGTTTCCCATTTTCCACGGTCGAGATGGTCGCCCCTATTCTGCACTCATTTTAAAGGAATTATATTTATTCCATGCTTATCTACCACGCCAGTAAACAAATTGTGGAATTTCCCGAAATCCGTAAGACGAAGTTCGCCAAGGATTTTTCCTGGGGATTTTATTGTACGAACAATCTTGAACAGACGGTTCGTTGGGCGAACCGTGGCGAAGGAGAGCCTCGCGTCAACTTTTTTGAATATGAACCGGCGAGTGATTTGAATGTTCTCCGGTTCGAGAAAATGACTGACGAATGGCTTGATTTCATTGCAGCATGCCGTAGCGGGAAAACGCATCCGTATGACGTCGTTGAAGGTCCGATGGCTGACGATACGGTCTGGAACTATGTGAATGACTTTATGTCGGGTGCAATTACTAGAAAGCAGTTTTGGGCTTTGGCCGAGTTCAAGCACCCGACTCACCAGATAAGTTTTCACACTTTGTCTGCATTGGCTTGCCTGAAGTTTGTGAAACACGAGGTCATGCATGGCTGATTCCGAGAAGAATAATTTGTTCTATGTGTGTTCCTTGATTGAGTTCGTCGCCCGCGTTACCAAGAACAAGCGGGGAGTTGTCGCCAATTGTCTCGGACCCGATGGCGTTGCAAAAGAACTTAAGGATGCTAGCGTCAATCATAGCCTTAGTTTCGAACAGGTTGGCGAGGAAGTTGTAGAACGCTACAAGATTCCACAGGGCGATTTCGAGACCCTCGAGAATTGCAAGTATTCCGTCCCGTCTTATACCGACATCGGCCGCCTATACAGCATCATGATAATGGACTGTGCCAAGCCCGGGGAAGAAACGGATATGCTGATTAAGATATTCTCCTCGGTAATCAGCGACTACATCTCCAATTTTAATTCCGATTGCTACTACCAGAATCCAAGCTACTTGGAAGAATCGTTCAAGGCCGGCAAACTGCTTTGACGGATTGAATTTCTCATTTACAAAAAACGTATCTTACACCGGCCTGAGTAGCAGTCCGTGGCATCCCATGATTTTTCTACGAAACATTCACCAACGGCCTTACTTGCCGCCATTTGCACCCCTACGGCGCTGCTAGTCAACACTCCTGGGCATCATAGGCATAGGCAACATCGCGATTCGATGTGTAGAAAGAACTCGCCATCTGGTGCGCCATGCGGCTGATGTTGCCGTTAGCCATTCTTTATAACATTGATAAAAACAAGCGCCTACACTAAAAATCATAAAATGAATGCACCAGCTATTTTTTTCTTTTCCACCAATAGACAAACAACATCGATGCAAAAAAACATATAACAAACGTTATCAATGTTCCCACAATCAAACTATTTTCATTTAAAGGTATTCCTGGATTATTTCCAATCCTATTTTGACGGCAAAACACCATCAACATCGTTAAAAAGATTGCACTAAACAAACTTTGAAGAAAAAAATTCATAAACTACCTCTCTTCATCAAATGGTTTAACGATATTAGTATTGTCTGCCGGAGCAACACCTTCCGTTGGCATAAGAGGCTGTTGATGATTAAAACCAATTTCATCAACCATACCGCGAAGAAATTGCCCTCCAAATTCAAAAGGATCTGATGATGGCCCCGGTCCAGAAGTCGCTCCATTAATAATACATCCAGCAGCCATTATTTCGCCGTAATTTTCCGCAACAAATACAGAGGCTCTTTCATATCCCGCAGTAATCATCCCACTTCCGGCAGCACCCGCAACAGCCCCAACAGACAACACACCAATAGTAGCTACGCTACTCGCTATAATTGCCTTCTCACCGATATCAACTCCTGTTTCAAACGCAGTCTGCATTTGTGGCTTGAGAGTTTCGTCCATGAACAAGGAGAGCCCAATGGCATTTGCATCCAAATTTCCATCCGGATCGATACGCATAATCGGGTTGTTTCCTGCATAGATGAACGGATTCTGATATTGTCTCTTCGGGTCAATGGATGTCCACACGCCTAACATGGGGTCAAGATAACGGGCACCGAAGTAGTTCAGCTCGGTCTCGTCGTCCTTCTCCTTGCCGGTGAAGTTCTCGGTCACCTTGCCGGCGGATTCCGTGAGCGTCACCTGCTCGCCGAAGCTCCTGTAGTCGTATGCGGCAATCGGTGCACCCACGTCAGCGAGGTTTTCGTCATCAACCCACTGCGTACCGTACACGAGCATCGTCGAACCGAGGTGGTTCTTCAGGTACCATTCAAACGACTTGCCGTTCCCGCGGGAATTAACCGCATCGTCGACACCGTAGCGACCGAGTCCCTGGGGTATGTTCACCACGACCTTGGCTTCCTTATTTATGGGGTTCTCGCGAACTTCAGTGCCTATACCCGTATAGTGAGTCACAAGCTCAGTCCACCAGGTACCATTCTGACTTTCCTTCATGCGGGTTTTCGAAATACGACGACCGGAACCATCGTAGGCAATCACCAGTTTTGTCGAATCGCACAAAGCAAGCCCATGGTAATCATAGCAGCCGATTTGCCGCACAAACTCCGTCGGCATTCCGCGCCAGTCGTATGTTATCTTCATTTTCTTAGACTTGTCTTGGATCAGGTTGCCGTTCTGGTGTCGTTAATTAACAAATTTTTTTCCACAACTATAATTTGCAAAAAACCAGTATGTAATATCAACTAAATTTTCATCTACTTCAACTAAATAAAATAAATCCAATTTCTTTCTAATTCTGAACAGCAAAACATCATCTGCAATATAGGGCTTTAAATAAACAAGACTCGAACCTTCAAATTCACCATCCCATATTCCTTTTGCGTTCAACATTAAAGATGATGTGTCAGAAACACAATAAATCCGAAAGCCATCATATAAAAAATAATCCATCACATTCCCTTCTCCACCTTTTACAACAAACAAATCTAACGAATCTAAATAATTTTCAAAAAAAAGAATTTCATTATCAACAGGGCACTTTTTCAAATCCAAACAAAATGAAAACTGCTTTATTTTGAAAATAAAACAAGAGATGATGGCAAGAAAAAAAATAAGAATAAACATTATTTTTCTTCCCAAAAAAATTTCTTTAATACTCTTCACGTAAAGGTTCTCCAACGGCTTCTCTTATTTGATTTTCTCTTCTAATAGAATTTTCTTCACTAAAAGGAATCCCATTTGCATTAAATCTTTCATCTGTTGTAAAATTTCCATCAATAATATCTTCAGCATGTCCTAATTCATGAGCAAGCCCAATAAAATTAGATCTTTCTCTATCACCCTCTGTATTGACCCCTATAACGGGCACCGAAGTAGTTCAGCTCGGTCTCGTCATCGCGTTCCTTGCCGGTGAAATTCTCGGTCACCTTGTCGGCGAATTCCACGAGCATGGTCGAGCCGCACAGGTTCAGTCCCATGGAAATCATTGCCGAAGGTATACGTGGAAACAGAAACGATCGCACTTGGCGGGTACAGTTCCACGCCCAGCGTGTCTCTCGCCGGCATACGGTCATAGAACGTACGCGTCACCGTACCGGGGGTCAGCTCGTCAACCGAT from uncultured Fibrobacter sp. includes these protein-coding regions:
- a CDS encoding glycoside hydrolase family 27 protein; the encoded protein is MAGLAVQAFAHPDSLVLTPPLGWNSWNVFHENINEKQIQEIADAMVSSGLKDAGYIYLNLDDNWMDTKRDAQGNLQNNPKTFPSGMKAIADYVHAKGLKFGLYGDRGKRTCHHYNSNWQSESGSNGHEEQDAKKLAEWGVDYWKYDNCDSDPSTQEKDYTAMSRALRNSGRDIVFSICMWEYKDWMPKIANLWR
- a CDS encoding RHS repeat-associated core domain-containing protein, which encodes MKITYDWRGMPTEFVRQIGCYDYHGLALCDSTKLVIAYDGSGRRISKTRMKESQNGTWWTELVTHYTGIGTEVRENPINKEAKVVVNIPQGLGRYGVDDAVNSRGNGKSFEWYLKNHLGSTMLVYGTQWVDDENLADVGAPIAAYDYRSFGEQVTLTESAGKVTENFTGKEKDDETELNYFGARYLDPMLGVWTSIDPKRQYQNPFIYAGNNPIMRIDPDGNLDANAIGLSLFMDETLKPQMQTAFETGVDIGEKAIIASSVATIGVLSVGAVAGAAGSGMITAGYERASVFVAENYGEIMAAGCIINGATSGPGPSSDPFEFGGQFLRGMVDEIGFNHQQPLMPTEGVAPADNTNIVKPFDEER
- a CDS encoding DUF3990 domain-containing protein; its protein translation is MLIYHASKQIVEFPEIRKTKFAKDFSWGFYCTNNLEQTVRWANRGEGEPRVNFFEYEPASDLNVLRFEKMTDEWLDFIAACRSGKTHPYDVVEGPMADDTVWNYVNDFMSGAITRKQFWALAEFKHPTHQISFHTLSALACLKFVKHEVMHG
- a CDS encoding sialate O-acetylesterase, whose translation is MDPKKMSEFLPILFWLLGGILLCPMLTNAAPNPNFHIYIAYGQSNMAGNGDIVPAEDQATDPKNFLMLASHNANANQRSGKTTQSIKTGEWYPAIPPMFHPTENLSPADYFGRAMVDSLPGVTVGIIPVAIGAVAIKAFDKDQYKAYFSSAESYIQNWARDYDSNPYQRIVDLGKKAKEVGVIKGFIFHQGETDGSGTEWQNAVYKTYKDIVDALGLDENEVAFVAGELLQEGNNCCGGKNGGIAELKSKFKKFGLASSKGLQGNGRDPYHFGRAGVIELGKRYCSEMLKLINKDLDPNAPAVNLTDPTQSTVPDAPPEEYGPYGDAPASIPGTIEAENYNKGGAGKAYMDLSEGNEGGKFRKDDVDINQPNMGLAVGHSQKGEWLKYTVNIAADGEYEISALVAGDNGTGSIKLYMDSVAIGTEIANEGKGFDNFTEVSGGKATLKAGEHELKLEITNDWIDIDYIKFTAVADSSANNDPPTKLVQPAYVSYATETESSFAIVDMQGRKLGVIKAASMAEAVEKTKEKMTQNKTSGGIYFVVSNTKSSRRLMQKVVVYER